A genomic region of Stenotrophomonas sp. NA06056 contains the following coding sequences:
- a CDS encoding TonB-dependent receptor has protein sequence MLPLHSPRLAVLAIALSAACTAHAEAPAEPRSATDLDAIKVIAERTHTEAGALGDRALRDTPFAITAVGREQIEQRQVVSLGEAFLLDPSVTTQVSAYASGWSSPIRNRGIDLNFDSYRVNGLQVSSWGTEWPLEVMEQVDLLKGPGGFLYGFGAPGGIVNYITKKPTEVPTFSAQLGWREQGIVSGGIDVGGRFGNEQMFGYRFNAYQEKGETFNGGHVDRKVGALSLDARLSDALTWTFDGVFQSRDLREESPQYYFRGLTSLPRPIAGDVDNSVPGTYYDTRSSLLSTALNWQINSDWKASLSYGVTTSWNDVNKIFAYIDDLNGDYDVNVYELGGKSEWKLAQALLQGSFSTGPLQHQLVAGVSHQTGLGWDRPYEWNLIGRANLYQRHDIRHDAVGSRAMTRGDETVQKAVFVSDTVDLGHGWSVLAGWRYNDFETKGAYHTYPVTPTYAVMFKPSEAVTLYASYIESLEAGGRVGNSYINAGDVLDPTISKQYEIGAKVEADRWNANVAAFRLERGANIDQLTDAGKRLVQDGITLYEGIEASADLHLSDALTVGGGVTWLDPTYDKLSPGSAAQEGNRTAGAARWSGVLHATYQLPWVEGLETYAAVRYYGDVWYDADNTLKLPDYTLVNAGVGYRLLASGHPVTLRASVENLANRRYWSNAGVGLPRTFALSVRFDM, from the coding sequence ATGTTGCCCCTTCATTCTCCCCGCCTGGCCGTGCTGGCCATAGCGTTGTCCGCCGCCTGCACTGCACACGCCGAAGCTCCGGCCGAACCCCGCTCCGCCACCGATCTGGACGCGATCAAGGTCATCGCCGAGCGTACCCACACCGAAGCCGGCGCCCTGGGCGACCGCGCCCTGCGTGATACCCCATTTGCGATCACCGCCGTCGGCCGTGAGCAGATCGAACAGCGCCAGGTCGTGTCGCTGGGCGAAGCCTTCCTGCTCGATCCTTCGGTCACCACGCAGGTAAGTGCCTATGCCAGCGGCTGGAGTTCGCCGATCCGCAACCGCGGCATCGACCTGAATTTCGACAGCTACCGGGTCAACGGCCTGCAGGTCTCGTCCTGGGGTACCGAATGGCCGCTGGAAGTGATGGAACAGGTCGACCTGCTGAAGGGACCCGGTGGATTCCTGTACGGCTTTGGCGCACCGGGCGGCATCGTCAACTACATCACCAAGAAGCCCACCGAAGTACCGACCTTCTCCGCCCAGCTCGGCTGGCGCGAGCAGGGCATCGTCAGCGGCGGCATCGATGTCGGCGGCCGCTTCGGCAACGAACAGATGTTCGGCTACCGCTTCAACGCCTACCAGGAGAAGGGCGAAACCTTCAACGGCGGCCATGTCGATCGCAAGGTCGGCGCACTGTCGCTGGACGCGCGCCTGAGCGATGCCCTCACCTGGACCTTTGATGGCGTATTCCAGTCGCGCGACCTGCGCGAGGAATCACCGCAGTATTACTTCCGTGGCCTGACATCGCTGCCGCGGCCGATCGCCGGCGATGTCGACAACAGCGTGCCTGGCACCTACTACGACACCCGCTCCAGCCTGCTGTCCACGGCATTGAACTGGCAGATCAACAGCGACTGGAAGGCCAGCCTGAGCTATGGCGTCACCACCTCGTGGAACGACGTCAACAAGATCTTCGCCTACATCGATGACCTCAACGGCGACTACGACGTCAACGTCTACGAGCTCGGCGGCAAGAGCGAATGGAAGCTGGCGCAGGCGCTGCTGCAGGGCAGTTTCAGCACTGGACCGCTGCAGCACCAGCTGGTGGCCGGTGTCAGCCACCAGACCGGGCTGGGTTGGGATCGGCCTTACGAGTGGAACCTCATTGGCCGCGCCAACCTGTACCAGCGCCATGACATCCGCCACGACGCAGTTGGTTCGCGGGCGATGACGCGCGGTGACGAGACCGTGCAGAAGGCCGTATTCGTCAGCGATACCGTCGACCTCGGCCATGGCTGGTCGGTGCTGGCCGGTTGGCGCTACAACGACTTCGAGACCAAGGGCGCCTACCACACGTATCCGGTCACTCCGACCTATGCGGTGATGTTCAAGCCCAGCGAAGCGGTCACCCTGTATGCCAGCTACATCGAGTCGCTGGAAGCAGGCGGCCGCGTGGGCAACAGCTACATCAATGCCGGCGACGTGCTCGACCCCACCATCAGCAAGCAGTACGAGATCGGCGCCAAGGTCGAAGCGGATCGCTGGAACGCGAACGTTGCTGCCTTCCGCCTGGAGCGCGGCGCCAACATCGATCAGCTGACCGATGCAGGCAAGCGCCTGGTGCAGGATGGCATTACCCTGTACGAAGGCATCGAAGCCAGCGCCGATCTGCACCTGAGCGACGCGCTGACCGTGGGCGGTGGCGTGACCTGGCTGGACCCGACCTACGACAAGCTGTCACCGGGCAGTGCGGCGCAGGAAGGCAACCGTACCGCCGGCGCTGCGCGCTGGAGCGGCGTGCTGCACGCGACCTACCAGCTGCCGTGGGTGGAAGGGCTGGAGACCTATGCCGCCGTGCGTTACTACGGCGATGTCTGGTACGACGCCGACAACACGCTGAAGCTGCCCGATTACACCCTCGTCAACGCCGGCGTGGGTTACCGCCTGCTGGCCTCCGGCCACCCGGTGACCCTGCGTGCCAGCGTGGAGAACCTGGCCAACCGCAGGTACTGGTCCAATGCCGGCGTCGGCCTGCCGCGCACCTTCGCGCTGAGCGTGCGGTTCGACATGTAG
- the nudC gene encoding NAD(+) diphosphatase, which produces MLTSPSPLSGFAFVGEPLERADALREDADALARLWPDARILVLDQDGTAFTGDDDQPLALTGADVGGGPGVAIFLGLRGEQAWFSVEAASVTITAPRRLDLRQAALLWTVADATAFSYARGMSYWQSRTRFCGVCGTAVTFARGGFVGRCPQCATEHYPRVDPAVIVAVENQGRLLLGRQSNWAPRRYSVLAGFVEPGETFEQTVAREVHEESKVRVTACQYLGSQPWPFPGALMVGFRAQAQDDLPTVDGELEDARWFSAEEVGAALARDVEDDGEGIRLSPPISISRGLIEHWYRQQPGSGGASIAAT; this is translated from the coding sequence ATGCTCACTTCTCCTTCGCCGCTTTCCGGTTTTGCCTTCGTGGGTGAACCGTTGGAGCGCGCCGATGCCCTGCGCGAAGATGCCGATGCTCTGGCGCGCCTGTGGCCCGATGCGCGCATTCTTGTGCTGGACCAGGACGGTACCGCCTTCACCGGTGATGACGACCAGCCGCTGGCATTGACTGGCGCTGATGTGGGGGGCGGACCCGGTGTCGCGATCTTCCTCGGCCTGCGTGGCGAGCAGGCGTGGTTCTCGGTGGAAGCTGCCAGCGTGACGATCACCGCGCCGCGCCGGCTCGATCTGCGCCAGGCCGCGCTGCTGTGGACCGTGGCCGATGCGACCGCTTTCAGCTACGCCCGCGGCATGTCCTACTGGCAATCGCGTACCCGCTTCTGCGGGGTCTGCGGTACGGCCGTGACGTTCGCCCGTGGTGGCTTCGTCGGCCGCTGCCCGCAATGCGCGACCGAGCACTACCCGCGCGTTGATCCGGCAGTGATCGTCGCCGTGGAAAACCAGGGCCGGCTGTTGCTGGGTCGCCAGTCCAACTGGGCGCCGCGCCGCTATTCGGTGCTGGCCGGCTTTGTCGAGCCGGGCGAAACCTTCGAGCAGACCGTAGCGCGCGAAGTGCACGAAGAGAGCAAGGTGCGGGTGACCGCCTGCCAGTACCTCGGCTCGCAGCCCTGGCCGTTCCCCGGTGCATTGATGGTTGGTTTCCGTGCGCAGGCACAGGATGACCTGCCGACCGTGGATGGCGAGCTGGAAGACGCGCGCTGGTTCAGCGCAGAAGAAGTGGGAGCGGCCCTCGCACGTGACGTCGAGGACGATGGTGAAGGCATCCGTCTGTCACCGCCGATCTCCATTTCGCGGGGCCTGATCGAGCATTGGTACCGTCAGCAACCGGGGTCCGGCGGCGCCAGCATTGCCGCCACCTGA
- a CDS encoding DUF2752 domain-containing protein: MSALPARSRFARWAPLLAASGLAAGAAVVLRHVNPYVSGNPLPSCPLYALTGFYCPGCGSTRCLYSLVHFDLPGAMAMNPLLVISLPFLFLMLLNTAGVRPRVLDPLMRVLASPMFWLWLLPGYAVLRNLPWAPFTALAPV, encoded by the coding sequence ATGTCCGCGCTTCCTGCCCGATCCCGTTTTGCCCGCTGGGCACCGCTGCTGGCCGCCTCCGGCCTCGCTGCCGGTGCAGCCGTGGTGCTGCGCCACGTCAATCCGTACGTCTCCGGCAATCCGCTGCCAAGCTGTCCGCTGTACGCACTGACCGGCTTCTACTGCCCCGGCTGCGGCAGCACGCGTTGCCTGTATTCACTGGTCCACTTCGACCTGCCCGGCGCGATGGCGATGAACCCGTTGCTGGTCATCAGCCTGCCCTTCCTGTTCCTGATGCTGCTCAACACTGCCGGCGTGCGCCCGCGTGTGCTTGATCCACTGATGCGGGTACTGGCCAGTCCCATGTTCTGGCTGTGGTTGCTGCCCGGGTATGCCGTGCTGCGCAACCTGCCGTGGGCGCCGTTTACCGCGCTGGCTCCGGTGTAG
- a CDS encoding CD225/dispanin family protein yields the protein MNQPPPLSRPVYIPNHLVWAILTTLFCCLPLGVVSIVYAAQVDGRRAAGDLPGAYSASRKAGWWAVASAVALPVLLLLWFGLFGGLAALGALSDL from the coding sequence TTGAATCAACCGCCACCGCTCAGCCGTCCGGTCTACATCCCCAACCATCTGGTCTGGGCGATCCTGACGACGCTGTTCTGCTGCCTGCCGTTGGGCGTGGTGTCGATCGTGTATGCCGCCCAGGTCGATGGTCGCCGCGCGGCCGGTGACCTGCCGGGGGCCTACAGCGCGTCGCGCAAGGCGGGCTGGTGGGCGGTGGCTTCGGCCGTCGCCCTGCCGGTCCTGTTGCTGTTGTGGTTCGGGCTGTTCGGCGGCTTGGCCGCGCTGGGCGCTCTATCCGACCTTTGA
- a CDS encoding DUF6776 family protein: MNNRPPMRVQVRLPGASQPPADRRRLLVIAGIWLLSLVLAVLGGCWLGAPRGEQGQRVQVAEKRADTLQTQLTELRQKQATLEASDRISRAANNEVQSSLAERDEEIAGLRADVAFYERLVGSTSQRKGLNTHSIEFSPESAGTWQYSVVLTQNLNRGAISQGQMRFTVEGVKNGKLATISWDELHQRSKVPGQDYSFRYFQQLTGSVMLPADFTPQRVKVTLGSGAGGATQVFDWKQAGAPASKGE, from the coding sequence ATGAACAACCGCCCTCCCATGCGTGTGCAGGTCCGCCTGCCCGGTGCTTCGCAACCACCTGCCGACCGTCGTCGCCTGCTGGTGATCGCCGGCATCTGGCTGCTCAGCCTGGTGCTTGCGGTACTGGGTGGCTGCTGGCTGGGCGCGCCGCGCGGTGAACAGGGCCAGCGCGTGCAGGTTGCCGAGAAGCGCGCCGATACCCTGCAGACCCAGCTGACCGAGTTGCGGCAGAAGCAGGCCACGCTGGAAGCGTCGGACCGCATCAGCCGCGCGGCCAACAACGAAGTGCAGTCTTCGCTGGCCGAGCGTGACGAAGAGATTGCCGGCCTGCGCGCGGACGTCGCCTTCTATGAACGCCTGGTGGGCTCGACCAGTCAGCGCAAGGGCCTGAACACCCATTCGATTGAATTCAGCCCGGAATCGGCGGGTACCTGGCAGTACAGCGTGGTGCTGACCCAGAACCTCAACCGCGGCGCGATCAGCCAGGGGCAGATGCGTTTCACGGTGGAAGGCGTGAAGAACGGCAAGCTTGCCACCATCAGCTGGGACGAGCTGCACCAGCGCAGCAAGGTGCCGGGACAGGATTACTCGTTCCGGTACTTCCAGCAGCTCACCGGCAGCGTGATGCTGCCGGCTGACTTCACCCCGCAACGGGTGAAGGTGACATTGGGGAGTGGTGCGGGGGGCGCCACCCAGGTATTCGACTGGAAACAGGCCGGCGCACCGGCCAGCAAAGGGGAGTAG
- a CDS encoding CD225/dispanin family protein, whose translation MNTTTAQVPNNLVWAILSTLFCCLPAGIVSIVYAAQVNGKLAAGDVAGARDSADKAKKWAMWSAIAAVVVGVLYVILIMAVGGLGALSGGNGSY comes from the coding sequence ATGAACACCACCACTGCGCAGGTCCCCAACAATCTGGTCTGGGCCATCCTGTCCACCCTGTTCTGCTGCCTGCCGGCCGGCATCGTGTCGATCGTCTACGCCGCCCAGGTCAACGGCAAGCTGGCCGCTGGCGACGTCGCCGGTGCCCGTGATTCGGCCGACAAGGCCAAGAAGTGGGCCATGTGGTCGGCCATCGCCGCAGTCGTGGTTGGCGTCCTGTACGTCATCCTGATCATGGCCGTTGGCGGCCTGGGCGCCCTGAGCGGCGGCAACGGCAGCTACTGA
- the ampE gene encoding regulatory signaling modulator protein AmpE, whose product MFTTLVAVLVALALGHVAPAAAASLRRFDGFRRWLGWLDAHGGRAWQGAAGVALAIVPPLLLMALVAWLLRGVLFGLPALLLGVAVLAWCWGPRDLDRDIEAIIDADDAPTRQAAARNLQSAGGSLREDVPSLVEATVLNALRRWFAVLFWFLLLGPVGALGYRLLALMAESPMRARVPVEPLALAQRLLGWIEWPVAQLMAFSMALVGNFDTAWKAWRQAHGERLAGGIGFLGAVARASVNAELREDAHDYTEAGLLPVWQRLPDLRDAMSLVWRMLLLWLAVLALLVIAGWVT is encoded by the coding sequence ATGTTCACCACCCTGGTCGCCGTGTTGGTGGCACTGGCCCTTGGCCATGTCGCCCCGGCCGCTGCCGCGTCGCTGCGCCGTTTCGACGGCTTCCGGCGTTGGCTGGGCTGGCTGGACGCGCACGGTGGTCGGGCCTGGCAGGGGGCCGCTGGCGTGGCGCTGGCGATCGTGCCGCCGCTGCTGCTGATGGCACTGGTTGCCTGGCTGCTGCGCGGGGTGCTGTTCGGCCTTCCGGCGCTGCTGCTGGGCGTGGCGGTACTGGCCTGGTGCTGGGGCCCGCGGGATCTGGACCGCGACATCGAAGCGATCATCGATGCCGACGATGCGCCGACCCGGCAGGCAGCGGCACGCAACCTGCAGTCGGCCGGTGGCAGCCTGCGCGAGGATGTTCCTTCGTTGGTCGAAGCGACCGTACTCAATGCACTGCGACGCTGGTTCGCAGTGCTGTTCTGGTTCCTGCTGCTGGGCCCGGTGGGGGCCCTCGGTTATCGTCTGCTGGCATTGATGGCGGAAAGTCCGATGCGCGCACGCGTGCCGGTGGAGCCGCTGGCGCTGGCGCAGCGGCTGCTGGGCTGGATCGAGTGGCCGGTGGCCCAGTTGATGGCGTTCTCGATGGCCTTGGTGGGCAACTTCGACACGGCCTGGAAAGCATGGCGCCAAGCGCATGGTGAGCGCTTGGCCGGCGGCATCGGTTTCCTGGGCGCGGTGGCGCGTGCCAGTGTCAATGCCGAATTGCGCGAAGACGCGCACGATTACACCGAAGCCGGCCTGCTGCCGGTGTGGCAGCGGCTGCCGGACCTGCGTGATGCGATGAGCCTGGTGTGGCGGATGCTGCTGCTGTGGCTGGCGGTGCTGGCCCTGCTGGTGATAGCAGGCTGGGTGACGTAG
- the yccS gene encoding YccS family putative transporter: protein MSARESRLSRLWAHEKASYGLRVFIALTAALAVCWHLDALTALPGVFLGIIASAIAETDDNWWGRTKAVLLSLLCFCLAAASVIWLFPWPWIFITALALSTFGLTLLGALGERYASIAQATVTLAIYTMIGLEQHGAHDLHSALDAVSHLLAGAVWYGLLSILWTTLFANRPVRERVARLYVELGRYLQLKAALFEPVREADLQRRQLDLAEQNRRVVGALNEAKTAILARFGRSGRPGVNSGLYLRLYYMAQDFHERASSSHYPYGALVDAFFHSDVLYRCQRLLDLQGQACARLGEAIRLRRPFVYGESNQQAGRDLADALTYLRDQQRPQWQRLLGSLDLLVHNLRSIERRLLDAERSEASLDNVDTRLRDSNPHTLREMGVRLRQQLTPGSVLFRHGLRMALALIAGFAAIRLFNAQNGSWVLLTIVFVCRPSFGATRQRLAQRIVGTLAGLVLTWALLQLFPRLEIQLLIALLSALLFFFTRTDRYLVASAAITVMALTCFNLIGDGFVLIVPRMVDTILGCAIAAAAAFLILPDWQGRQLHRVLARVLDTAARYLESVLGQYRSGMRDDLAYRIARRDMHNADAALSTALSNMLREPGHVRRNLDSGFHFLALSNTLLGHLSALGAHRDQVDSYAGDPLALAAGERVRKALQQLASALTAQQPVSEDDNDADRAVAAELEQLDETMPPKLQLIRTQMALVLRMLPKVRAAANGAVRGLT from the coding sequence ATGTCCGCACGCGAATCCCGCCTCAGCCGCCTGTGGGCCCACGAAAAGGCCAGCTATGGCCTGCGGGTGTTCATCGCCCTGACAGCGGCCCTGGCCGTGTGTTGGCACCTGGATGCGCTGACCGCGCTGCCCGGGGTGTTCCTCGGCATCATCGCCAGCGCGATTGCCGAGACCGATGACAACTGGTGGGGCCGGACCAAGGCTGTGCTGCTGTCGCTGCTGTGCTTCTGCCTGGCGGCGGCCTCGGTGATCTGGCTGTTCCCTTGGCCATGGATCTTCATCACGGCCCTGGCGCTGTCCACGTTCGGCCTGACACTGCTCGGCGCACTCGGCGAGCGCTATGCGTCCATCGCCCAGGCCACCGTCACGCTGGCCATCTACACCATGATCGGCCTGGAACAGCATGGCGCCCATGACCTGCACAGTGCGCTGGACGCAGTCAGCCACCTGCTGGCGGGTGCGGTCTGGTACGGGCTGCTGTCGATCCTGTGGACCACGCTGTTCGCCAACCGGCCGGTGCGCGAGCGCGTGGCGCGCCTGTATGTGGAACTGGGGCGTTACCTGCAGCTCAAGGCCGCCCTGTTCGAACCCGTGCGCGAGGCGGACCTGCAGCGCCGCCAGCTCGACCTGGCCGAGCAGAACCGCCGCGTGGTGGGTGCGTTGAACGAGGCGAAGACAGCGATCCTGGCGCGTTTTGGCCGCTCCGGCCGGCCCGGCGTCAACTCCGGCCTGTACCTGCGCCTGTATTACATGGCACAGGATTTCCATGAGCGTGCCAGCTCCTCCCATTACCCGTACGGCGCGCTGGTCGATGCGTTCTTCCACAGCGACGTGCTGTACCGCTGCCAGCGCCTGCTCGACCTGCAGGGCCAGGCCTGTGCACGGCTGGGCGAAGCGATCCGGCTGCGCCGCCCGTTCGTTTACGGCGAGAGCAACCAGCAGGCCGGACGCGATCTTGCCGATGCGCTCACCTACCTGCGCGATCAGCAACGCCCGCAGTGGCAGCGCCTGCTCGGCTCGCTGGACCTGCTGGTGCACAACCTGCGCAGCATCGAGCGCCGCCTGCTCGATGCCGAACGTTCCGAAGCCAGCCTCGACAACGTCGACACCCGCCTGCGCGACAGCAACCCGCACACCCTGCGCGAAATGGGCGTGCGCCTGCGCCAGCAGCTCACCCCGGGCTCGGTGCTGTTCCGCCATGGCCTGCGCATGGCGCTGGCACTGATCGCCGGTTTCGCTGCCATCCGCCTGTTCAATGCACAGAACGGCTCGTGGGTGCTGCTGACCATCGTGTTCGTGTGCCGGCCCAGTTTCGGCGCCACCCGCCAGCGCCTGGCCCAGCGTATCGTCGGTACGCTGGCCGGCCTGGTCCTGACCTGGGCGCTGCTGCAGCTGTTCCCCCGGCTGGAGATCCAGCTGCTGATCGCGCTGCTGTCGGCGCTGCTGTTCTTCTTCACCCGCACCGACCGCTATCTGGTTGCCTCGGCCGCCATCACGGTGATGGCACTGACCTGCTTCAATCTGATCGGCGACGGTTTCGTGCTGATCGTGCCGCGCATGGTCGATACGATCCTTGGCTGCGCGATCGCCGCAGCAGCCGCGTTCCTGATCCTGCCGGACTGGCAGGGTCGCCAGCTGCACCGCGTGCTGGCGCGGGTGCTGGATACCGCCGCCCGTTATCTGGAATCGGTGCTGGGCCAGTACCGCAGCGGCATGCGCGACGATCTGGCCTACCGCATCGCCCGCCGCGACATGCACAACGCCGATGCCGCACTGTCCACCGCCTTGTCGAACATGCTGCGCGAACCGGGCCACGTGCGCCGCAATCTCGATTCCGGTTTTCACTTCCTGGCGTTGTCCAACACCCTGCTCGGGCATCTTTCGGCCCTGGGGGCGCACCGCGACCAGGTCGACAGCTACGCGGGCGATCCACTCGCGCTGGCTGCCGGCGAGCGGGTACGTAAAGCGCTGCAGCAGCTGGCGTCGGCATTGACGGCACAGCAACCGGTGTCGGAAGACGACAACGATGCCGATCGTGCGGTGGCCGCGGAACTGGAACAGCTTGATGAGACGATGCCGCCAAAACTGCAGTTGATCCGCACGCAGATGGCGCTGGTGCTGCGGATGCTGCCGAAGGTCAGGGCGGCGGCCAATGGTGCCGTGCGTGGTTTGACCTGA
- a CDS encoding polymer-forming cytoskeletal protein, with the protein MFGSSKSSRDGQLVVDALIGNQVVIRGDVEFSGGLYVEGRIHGKVIAQEGASAATLTLAEHGVIEGEIRAQVVVISGRLDGDVHATEKVELTPSARVNGNVHYQVVEMNAGAQLNGRLIHASAPMQALPAPESEDAGDGKGDTAARRKLAEAMA; encoded by the coding sequence ATGTTCGGAAGCAGCAAATCCAGCCGTGATGGCCAACTGGTGGTGGATGCCCTGATCGGCAACCAGGTGGTGATCCGTGGCGATGTGGAATTCAGTGGTGGCCTGTACGTGGAAGGTCGCATCCACGGCAAGGTGATTGCCCAGGAAGGCGCCAGCGCGGCGACCCTGACCCTCGCCGAGCACGGCGTGATCGAGGGCGAGATCCGCGCCCAGGTGGTGGTCATCAGCGGCCGCCTTGACGGCGACGTGCATGCCACCGAGAAGGTCGAACTGACCCCGAGTGCCCGGGTCAACGGCAACGTTCACTACCAGGTGGTGGAAATGAATGCGGGTGCCCAGCTGAACGGCCGGCTGATCCACGCCAGCGCCCCGATGCAGGCCCTGCCAGCGCCGGAGAGCGAGGACGCCGGTGATGGCAAGGGCGACACCGCCGCACGCCGCAAGCTGGCCGAGGCGATGGCTTGA
- a CDS encoding MFS transporter, translating into MSGHNQFALLRQRRFLPFFIVQGLGAFNDNVYRQAIIGLLFYLGVAESERTLYTNLAPALFILPYFLFSALAGQIAEKLEKSRLIVITTTMEIVIMTLAAVGFVTESLPVLLVALFCTGLQSTLFGPVKYSVLPSVLRPEELTGGNGLVEMGTSMSILTGMIVGGLVFTLAGTHGPIVAATAVIALAICGNLAARMIPKVDAGAPDLKINWNPIPESLAVLRMARKQKSVRNAILGVSWFWFVGTILTAQLPSYAVTNLGGEPTLYIFALALFSVGTGVGSLLCEKLSARTVEIGLVPLGAFGMTAFLLDLYFARAGEATAQGLSVTQFVHQAGSIRIIIDLLGIGLFTGFFVVPLFALIQSRTPKSEMSRVFAALNIQNSGFIVAAAVLGLLTQRLLGWTIPQLFLALAIANAVVAIYIFTIVPEFLMRFLSWVMVRTLYRLRPHGIEGNVPDEGAALLVCNHVSYMDALILSATIPRPVRFVMYYKIFNIPVMRWIFRTAKAIPIAGAREDPALMQRAFDEVDAALADGELVCIFPEGALTRDGAMAAFKSGVEKILERRPVPVVPMALRGMWSSMWSRRDTRLGRMRVPRRFRATVEVVAAPAVDGHSTDAAALEAQVRTLRGDLA; encoded by the coding sequence ATGTCCGGTCACAACCAGTTCGCCCTGCTGCGCCAGCGCCGTTTCCTGCCGTTCTTCATCGTGCAGGGGTTGGGTGCCTTCAACGACAACGTGTACCGGCAGGCGATCATCGGCCTGCTGTTCTATCTCGGCGTGGCCGAGAGCGAGCGCACGCTCTACACCAATCTGGCGCCGGCGCTGTTCATCCTGCCCTACTTCCTGTTCTCCGCCCTGGCCGGGCAGATCGCGGAAAAGCTGGAGAAGTCGCGACTGATCGTGATCACCACCACCATGGAGATCGTGATCATGACGCTGGCCGCGGTGGGCTTTGTCACCGAGAGCCTGCCGGTGCTGCTGGTGGCCCTGTTCTGCACGGGCCTGCAATCCACCCTGTTCGGCCCGGTGAAATACTCGGTGCTGCCCTCGGTACTGCGCCCGGAAGAGCTGACCGGTGGCAATGGCCTGGTCGAGATGGGCACGTCGATGTCGATCCTGACCGGCATGATCGTCGGCGGCCTGGTGTTCACCCTGGCCGGCACCCACGGACCGATCGTGGCCGCCACGGCGGTCATCGCGCTGGCCATCTGCGGCAACCTGGCCGCGCGCATGATCCCCAAGGTCGATGCCGGCGCACCGGATCTGAAGATCAACTGGAACCCGATCCCCGAATCGCTGGCCGTGCTGCGCATGGCCAGGAAGCAGAAGTCCGTACGCAACGCCATTCTCGGCGTGTCCTGGTTCTGGTTCGTCGGCACCATCCTCACCGCGCAGCTGCCGTCCTATGCGGTCACCAACCTCGGCGGTGAGCCCACCCTGTACATCTTCGCGCTGGCGCTGTTCTCGGTAGGCACCGGCGTCGGTTCGCTGCTGTGCGAAAAGCTGTCGGCGCGCACCGTGGAGATCGGCCTGGTGCCGCTGGGCGCGTTCGGCATGACCGCGTTCCTGCTGGATCTGTACTTCGCACGCGCCGGTGAAGCCACCGCGCAGGGCCTGTCGGTCACCCAGTTCGTGCACCAGGCCGGCAGCATCCGCATCATCATCGACCTGCTCGGCATCGGCCTGTTCACCGGCTTCTTCGTGGTGCCGCTGTTTGCATTGATCCAGAGTCGCACGCCGAAATCGGAGATGTCGCGCGTGTTCGCTGCGCTGAACATCCAGAACTCCGGCTTCATCGTCGCTGCGGCAGTGCTCGGCCTGCTCACCCAGCGCCTGCTCGGCTGGACCATCCCGCAACTGTTCCTGGCACTGGCCATCGCCAACGCGGTGGTGGCGATCTACATCTTCACCATCGTCCCCGAATTCCTGATGCGCTTCCTCAGCTGGGTGATGGTGCGCACGCTGTATCGCCTGCGCCCGCATGGCATCGAGGGCAACGTGCCCGATGAAGGTGCCGCACTGCTGGTCTGCAACCACGTCAGCTACATGGACGCGTTGATCCTGTCGGCGACGATTCCGCGCCCGGTGCGCTTCGTCATGTACTACAAGATCTTCAACATCCCGGTGATGCGCTGGATCTTCCGCACCGCCAAGGCGATTCCGATCGCCGGTGCGCGCGAAGACCCGGCGCTGATGCAGCGTGCGTTCGATGAGGTCGATGCCGCACTCGCCGACGGCGAGCTGGTGTGCATCTTCCCGGAAGGTGCGCTGACCCGCGACGGCGCGATGGCAGCGTTCAAATCCGGCGTGGAGAAGATCCTCGAACGCCGCCCGGTGCCGGTGGTGCCGATGGCCCTGCGTGGTATGTGGTCGAGCATGTGGAGCCGCCGCGATACCCGCCTGGGTCGCATGCGCGTGCCGCGCCGGTTCCGGGCAACCGTAGAGGTGGTCGCGGCACCGGCGGTGGATGGTCACTCGACCGATGCCGCCGCCCTGGAAGCCCAGGTCCGCACCCTGCGCGGCGACCTCGCCTGA
- the erpA gene encoding iron-sulfur cluster insertion protein ErpA, with protein sequence MNTLVSLPGATPAAAPDYQSLDRPLNFTEAAAAKVKELIQDEGNPDLSLRVYIEGGGCSGFQYGFEFDENRADDDLAVQTSGVTLLVDPLSLQYLMGAEVDYTESLTGAQFVIRNPNAKTTCGCGSSFSM encoded by the coding sequence ATGAACACGCTCGTCTCCCTTCCCGGCGCCACGCCGGCTGCCGCGCCCGACTACCAGTCGCTGGATCGGCCGCTGAACTTCACCGAGGCCGCTGCGGCCAAGGTCAAGGAACTGATCCAGGACGAGGGCAACCCCGACCTGTCGTTGCGTGTGTACATCGAGGGCGGCGGCTGTTCGGGCTTCCAGTACGGGTTCGAGTTCGACGAAAACCGTGCCGATGATGACCTGGCGGTGCAGACCAGCGGGGTCACCCTGCTGGTCGACCCGCTCAGCCTGCAGTACCTGATGGGTGCCGAAGTGGATTACACCGAAAGCCTGACCGGTGCGCAGTTCGTGATCCGCAATCCGAACGCCAAGACCACCTGCGGCTGCGGCAGCAGTTTCAGCATGTAA